In a single window of the Pongo abelii isolate AG06213 chromosome 1, NHGRI_mPonAbe1-v2.0_pri, whole genome shotgun sequence genome:
- the ZNF593OS gene encoding putative transmembrane protein ZNF593OS, protein MRFRRLTPGYFRVLQMQVAGELKAEPRSLLAGVVATVLAVLGLGGSCYAVWKMVGQRRVPRAP, encoded by the exons ATGCGATTTCGACGCCTGACCCCTGGTTACTTCCGGGTGTTACAG ATGCAGGTAGCTGGTGAGCTGAAGGCAGAGCCCCGGAGTCTGCTGGCGGGAGTTGTGGCTACAGTGCTAGCTGTCCTCGGGCTGGGTGGCTCCTGCTATGCTGTCTGGAAGATGGTGGGGCAGCGGCGGGTGCCACGGGCCCCATAA
- the ZNF593 gene encoding zinc finger protein 593 produces MGRSRRTGAHRAHSLARQMKAKRRRPDLDEIHRELRPQGPARPQPDPNAEFDPDLPGGGLHRCLACARYFIDSANLKTHFRSKDHKKRLKQLSVEPYSQEEAERAAGMGSYMPPRRLAVPTEVSTEVPEMDTST; encoded by the exons ATGGGTCGCTCCCGCCGGACAGGCGCGCACCGAGCGCACTCTCTAGCCCGGCAGATGAAGGCGAAGCGGCGGCGGCCGGACCTGGATGAGATTCACCGCGAGCTGCGGCCTCAGGGACCCGCACGGCCCCAGCCCGACCCAAACGCCGAGTTCGACCCCGACCTGCCAGGGGGCGGCCTGCACCGCTGTCTGGCCTGCGC GAGGTACTTCATCGATTCCGCCAACCTGAAGACCCACTTCCGATCCAAAGACCACAAGAAAAG gctgaagcagctGAGCGTCGAGCCCTACAGTCAGGAAGAGGCGGAGAGGGCAGCGGGTATGGGATCCTATATGCCCCCCAGGCGGCTGGCAGTGCCCACAGAAGTGTCCACTGAGGTCCCTGAGATGGACACTTCTACCTGA